A DNA window from Vigna angularis cultivar LongXiaoDou No.4 chromosome 1, ASM1680809v1, whole genome shotgun sequence contains the following coding sequences:
- the LOC108319162 gene encoding uncharacterized protein LOC108319162 translates to MGNCVCGQTAQQPTAKVVVHDGRMEEFSYPVKVSYLLQLYPTCFICDSDEMAFDHVVTAVHHDHELKLGQLYFALPLNRLKRHLPPQEMAALAVTASSALARSAGDKCSSRRQQNLLFPCEENAKPGGKVAPDSRSAADAADNSAARKGMNKNGVVRGRGKFTATLSSIPEQG, encoded by the coding sequence ATGGGAAATTGCGTTTGCGGCCAAACCGCCCAGCAGCCCACGGCCAAGGTCGTCGTTCACGACGGCCGGATGGAGGAGTTCTCATACCCGGTCAAGGTCTCCTATCTCTTGCAACTCTATCCCACGTGTTTCATATGCGACTCCGACGAGATGGCCTTCGACCACGTTGTAACAGCGGTTCACCACGACCACGAGTTAAAGCTTGGCCAGCTCTATTTCGCGCTCCCGCTTAACCGCCTCAAGCGCCACCTCCCGCCGCAGGAGATGGCCGCGCTAGCCGTCACTGCCAGCTCCGCACTCGCCAGGTCCGCCGGCGACAAATGTAGCTCTCGCCGCCAACAGAATCTGCTTTTCCCCTGCGAGGAGAATGCCAAGCCTGGCGGGAAAGTGGCGCCGGACAGTCGTTCCGCTGCCGATGCCGCTGATAACAGTGCGGCGAGGAAAGGAATGAATAAAAATGGCGTTGTCAGGGGGAGGGGGAAGTTCACCGCGACGTTGAGTTCCATACCGGAGCAGGGGTAG